The genomic DNA GTTGAGCGGGGTGCCGTCGAGGGTGGCCTGCCACTTCGGGTCGGCCTGCTCGGCGAGGCGCAGCGTGCGGCCGGCCGGGCCGGCCGGGAGCTCGGTCCAGATGTCGTGGGCGCCGGCCGCGACCGGGACCGGTGCCGCGTTCGGCGCGGTGATCACGGCCCGGGTGCCGGGGGCGCCGGTGACCTTCCAGAGCGCGACGCCGTTGTCCTTGGACTGCCGGGTCAGGCCGGGGGTGGTGTCCAGCACGTCGTCGACCCGGTCGATCATCGGGTCCTTCACCTCGACGTAGCCGATGCCGTAGCCGGCCAGCGCGCGGGCCTGGTCGCCGCCGGAGCCGGCCAGCAGCTTGCCGGTGAGCTCGCCGAGGCCGTGGTCGGCGTGGGCGTCGACGGTGGCCTCGGCCTGGCCGAGGGCCAGCCCGGCGCCGCGCACCAGGGCGTAGCGGACGGCGGCGGCGTCCGCGTCGCCGGTCAGCACCAGGGTGCGGGCCCGGTCGACGGTGGAGGCCTCCTCGGCGATGAACGCCGGGAGCTGGGCGGCGGGGGCGCGGTGCAGCGGGCCGTCGGCGCCGACGATCGCCCACCAGGCGGCGGTGCCCAGCGGGGCGAGCACCGCGGAGGCGACGACCAGGGCCGCGACCGGCTGGCGCCAGCCGAAGGCGATGCCGGAGACGCGGGCGTTGGCGCCGTCGGCGCCGATCGCGGCGGCGGCGAGCAGGGCGACACCGGCGAGCAGGGTGGCCGGGCCGGCCCAGGCGCCGTAGCCGGGGCCGCCGGAGGCCGCGGAGACCGTGGTGCCGGCCACCGCGACGGCGAAGACCAGGCCGGCGGCGGCGGCGCCCCAGGCGGCCAGCACCGCGCGGCGGCGGTCGGCGCGCAGCAGGGCGGCGAGCGCGGCCAGCACCACGCCGGCGGACAGCCAGACCGGCGGGGTGCCGGCGCCGCCCGGGTTGACCAGGACCAGGCCGAGCGGGCTGGCGGCAGGGCCGTTGAAGCCGGCCACGCCGGCCTCCAGCAGCAGCCGCGAGGGGTGCCGCAGGACGTGCAGCGACCAGGGGGCGAGGGCCAGCACGGGCACGCCGAGGATCACCGCGACGCGCAGGCCGAGCAGGCGCAGCGCCTGCCCGCCGGAACCGAAGGCGCCGCCGCGCAGCACCGCGTGGACCAGGGCGGCCAGGCAGAGCGGGACGGCGATGGCCCAGGTGAGCGGGACGAACGCGGTGCAGACGGTGAGCATCAGCACGGTCATCCAGGCGGACCGCCAGCCGGGGCGGGCGCCCTTGGCGGCGGTCTCGGCGCGGATGCCGAGGCCGGCGGTGATCGCCGCGGCGCGGGCCAGCGGCGGCAGCAGCACGGCGAGCACCGCGGTGCCGATCCGGCCCTGGGCCAGCGCGCCGGTCGCGGCGGGCAGCAGCGCGTAGGTGGCGCTGGCCCAGGAGCGCACCAGCTTGGACTCGATCAGCGGGCGGGAGACCAGGTAGGCGCTGACCGCGGCGAGCGGCACCGAGAGCAGCACGATCAGGGTGATCGCGAGGTCGGCGTTGCCGAACAGCGCCCAGGAGAGCACCGAGAGCACCGCGAGGTAGGGCGGTGCGGTGGCGGTGGAGCCGGTGCCGACCGGGTGCCAGGCGTCGGCGTACATCGACCACAGGCCGGAGGCGCCGTCGGCGGCCGGCAGCAGGGCGCCGCCCTGCAGGTAGCCGGAGCCGATCAGGTTGCGGCCGGCGGCCAGCGCGAAGACCAGCAGCAGGGCGAAGAGGACCGGGGCGGGGCGCCGGGCCAGCTTCTTGATCAGCGCGAACTGCTCGACCACCAGGTCGTCGGCGTCGTCGTCGCCGGGCCCGGACTCGACCGAGCCGTGCCGGCCGGCGCCGGGGTCCTCGCCGCCGCCGATGCCGAGCGCGGAGATGGCGTTCTCGACCGCCAGGCGCGCGGTGGCGCCGGGGGCCGGGAAGAGCGTGCGGTCGTCCAGCGAGTCGACCGCGCGGGTCCGCTTGCGGCGCTTGCGCGCCAGCATCAGCCGGGGCAGCCGGATCAACTCGTGGCCGAGGCCCGCGATCTCGTCGTACGCCTGCCGCGGGTCCTTGCCGATCAGGTTGGCGACCACCCGCAGCAGGGTGCCGAGGATCAGCCGGAGCAGGACGTAGGGGAAGAGCTTGCCCTTGGAGTTGGCGAGCAGCGTGTAGACGGCGCCGGCCTTGTCCACCCGGTGCGGGTGGGCGGCGGCGCAGTCGATCGCGCGGCGCTCGCGGCTGGCGGCCTCGGCGTGCCGGAGCACCGCGTCCGGGGCGACCACCACGCGGTGGCCGGCGGCGTTGACCCGCCAGCAGAAGTCGGTGTCGTCCCGCATCAGCGGGAGCGCCTTGTCGAAGCCGTCGAGCTCCTCGAACACGTCGCGGCGGACCAGCATGCCGGCGGTGGACACGGCCAGCACCGGGCGGACCTGGTCGTGCTGGCCCTGGTCCTGCTCGCGGCGGTCGAGCCCGGTCCAGCGGCGGCCGGAGCGGGCGATGGTCACGCCGACCTCCAGCAGCTGCCGGCGGTCGTACCAGCTGCGCAGCTTGGGGCCGACCACGGCGGCGCTCGGGGTGGAGTCGGCGACCTGGAGCAGCCGGCGCAGCGCGTCGGTCTGCGGCTCGCAGTCGTCGTGCAGCAGCCACAGCCACTCGATCGGCTCGCTCTGCCGCGGGCCGCCGCGGCCCAGCTCGTCCTCGGCGCCGAGCGGGTCGCCGAAGTCGTCCCAGCCCCCGGTCACCGGGTCGTAGCCGGACGGGTCGAGGCTGTACGGGAGGTCCTCGGGGCGCAGCGGGGCGCTGTTGAACACCGCCTCGCCGACCGCCCGGCCGAAGCCGGACCGGCGGCCGAGGACGATCGGGCCGCTCTCCGGCAGCCAGTCGCCGAGGTGCTCCTGCAGCAGCTGCGGGGAGTTGTCGGTGGAG from Kitasatospora terrestris includes the following:
- a CDS encoding glycosyltransferase — its product is MTVYSHQSGFSAARPPAYPRHLVTAVIVSHDGARWLPQALSGLLGQDRQVQRILAVDTGSTDNSPQLLQEHLGDWLPESGPIVLGRRSGFGRAVGEAVFNSAPLRPEDLPYSLDPSGYDPVTGGWDDFGDPLGAEDELGRGGPRQSEPIEWLWLLHDDCEPQTDALRRLLQVADSTPSAAVVGPKLRSWYDRRQLLEVGVTIARSGRRWTGLDRREQDQGQHDQVRPVLAVSTAGMLVRRDVFEELDGFDKALPLMRDDTDFCWRVNAAGHRVVVAPDAVLRHAEAASRERRAIDCAAAHPHRVDKAGAVYTLLANSKGKLFPYVLLRLILGTLLRVVANLIGKDPRQAYDEIAGLGHELIRLPRLMLARKRRKRTRAVDSLDDRTLFPAPGATARLAVENAISALGIGGGEDPGAGRHGSVESGPGDDDADDLVVEQFALIKKLARRPAPVLFALLLVFALAAGRNLIGSGYLQGGALLPAADGASGLWSMYADAWHPVGTGSTATAPPYLAVLSVLSWALFGNADLAITLIVLLSVPLAAVSAYLVSRPLIESKLVRSWASATYALLPAATGALAQGRIGTAVLAVLLPPLARAAAITAGLGIRAETAAKGARPGWRSAWMTVLMLTVCTAFVPLTWAIAVPLCLAALVHAVLRGGAFGSGGQALRLLGLRVAVILGVPVLALAPWSLHVLRHPSRLLLEAGVAGFNGPAASPLGLVLVNPGGAGTPPVWLSAGVVLAALAALLRADRRRAVLAAWGAAAAGLVFAVAVAGTTVSAASGGPGYGAWAGPATLLAGVALLAAAAIGADGANARVSGIAFGWRQPVAALVVASAVLAPLGTAAWWAIVGADGPLHRAPAAQLPAFIAEEASTVDRARTLVLTGDADAAAVRYALVRGAGLALGQAEATVDAHADHGLGELTGKLLAGSGGDQARALAGYGIGYVEVKDPMIDRVDDVLDTTPGLTRQSKDNGVALWKVTGAPGTRAVITAPNAAPVPVAAGAHDIWTELPAGPAGRTLRLAEQADPKWQATLDGTPLNRVTVDGWAQGFELPAGGGRLDVTRSGSLPHTGWVWGQLLIGLTVLVLALPGRRNHNDDDLPEEVVAAQALAAAAQAQAPAPGSRRARRMAERGEGEEGGDAETGVYAGIPAQATAEPEAESGYQAAETGYADPYQADPYSQADYAQGDPYAQGDGYGYDPYAQPQQPVGAPYQQPGQDGGYADQYAQYGYQQQAAQPGWEDPYGQQQAWLPDQQQPEQYYDPNDPYGGRPGHPGPHGTGN